In Magnetococcales bacterium, a genomic segment contains:
- a CDS encoding PAS domain S-box protein yields MSTDLMARVERLRREKDVQKVLIACHEMAMKARSPESLLEGTLELLPQVAFLGVRDKGVAFRVDRHTEEMVRVAQRNMKEVIPERCPRLDDGRGNVPIYLDGQLAGMLVLFLKNDAHQDPECRHFLESTAGILAEALKRFAEEDSVLQGAELARLIIETAPCGVVVADTKGLIGMFNKEAEALFGYQGAEIIGRNVQDLVPPPWKQLHSEAFQRLQKTGESQIPGMPPFEIEALRKDGSLLPVRLVVNRMVIRGQSFFVAMIADISREKSLRNELLQVERIIIESAPFGIVVTDENDTIQIFNSAAEALFSYRREEVVGHKVRKLIPIGLKAAQSGDGNHASESGDALASGGTAYEAQANRKDGSVFPIRLAVNPLMMEGRPSFVGMVVDMTEEKRLYSELVQSEKMAGLGNMVAGVAHEINTPVGIGVTAASELEESNLAFSTLVENEGISEEELYNHIDKVRRLSKLIRRNLERAAELVHSFKSVAVDQSSEKLRAFKVREYVESAVLTLHHELRNTRLGIMVICSNDLEIRSHPGALSQIVINLINNSRIHAFEPGEEGGIIMEFKAERERLRFSYCDDGRGMEEETRRRIFEPFYTTRRDLGGSGLGMHIVYNLVTQTLGGTITCQSAPGCGMCVEIEIPLQR; encoded by the coding sequence ATGTCGACTGACCTGATGGCCCGCGTCGAACGGCTGCGCAGGGAGAAGGATGTTCAAAAGGTTCTGATCGCCTGTCACGAGATGGCCATGAAAGCACGCTCTCCGGAGTCGCTTCTGGAAGGAACGCTGGAGTTGTTGCCTCAAGTGGCTTTTCTGGGAGTGAGGGATAAAGGGGTCGCCTTCCGCGTGGACAGGCACACGGAGGAGATGGTTCGGGTTGCGCAACGCAACATGAAAGAAGTCATCCCCGAACGCTGCCCCCGACTCGATGACGGGCGTGGCAACGTGCCGATTTACCTGGACGGCCAGTTGGCGGGCATGCTGGTTCTGTTTCTGAAAAACGACGCTCACCAGGACCCGGAGTGTCGCCACTTTTTGGAGAGTACAGCCGGTATCCTTGCCGAAGCCCTGAAACGTTTCGCCGAGGAAGATTCTGTTCTCCAGGGGGCGGAACTGGCCCGTCTGATCATCGAAACGGCGCCTTGTGGCGTGGTCGTGGCGGATACAAAGGGTCTTATCGGCATGTTCAACAAGGAAGCCGAAGCCCTTTTTGGCTACCAGGGTGCGGAAATCATCGGGCGGAATGTGCAGGACCTGGTGCCACCCCCCTGGAAACAGCTCCACAGCGAGGCTTTTCAACGTCTGCAGAAGACCGGGGAGAGCCAGATTCCGGGGATGCCACCTTTTGAAATCGAAGCCCTGCGCAAGGATGGGAGTCTGCTCCCGGTCCGGCTGGTGGTGAACCGGATGGTCATCCGCGGGCAGAGCTTCTTTGTAGCCATGATTGCCGATATATCCCGGGAAAAATCCCTGCGCAACGAGCTGCTCCAGGTAGAGCGCATCATTATCGAAAGCGCCCCGTTCGGTATTGTCGTTACCGACGAAAACGACACCATTCAGATATTCAACTCCGCTGCGGAGGCCCTATTCAGCTACAGAAGGGAAGAGGTCGTCGGTCACAAGGTCAGAAAACTGATCCCCATCGGCTTGAAAGCAGCCCAATCAGGGGATGGGAACCATGCTTCGGAGTCGGGTGATGCCCTCGCTTCGGGCGGCACGGCCTACGAAGCTCAGGCGAACCGCAAGGATGGCAGCGTCTTTCCCATCCGGCTGGCGGTAAACCCCTTGATGATGGAGGGGAGACCCTCTTTCGTGGGCATGGTGGTCGACATGACCGAGGAGAAGCGGCTCTATTCCGAGCTGGTTCAATCGGAAAAGATGGCGGGTTTGGGCAATATGGTGGCCGGAGTGGCCCATGAGATCAATACCCCGGTTGGCATCGGGGTGACGGCGGCTTCCGAGCTGGAAGAGAGCAACCTTGCCTTCAGCACTCTGGTGGAAAATGAGGGGATTTCGGAAGAGGAGCTGTACAACCACATCGACAAGGTGAGACGTTTGTCGAAGTTGATACGCCGCAATCTTGAACGGGCTGCCGAACTGGTGCACAGCTTCAAATCGGTGGCCGTGGATCAGTCCAGCGAGAAGTTGCGTGCCTTCAAAGTGCGGGAATATGTCGAATCGGCTGTTTTGACTCTGCATCACGAACTGCGCAATACCCGGCTTGGGATTATGGTGATCTGTTCCAATGATCTGGAGATCCGCAGCCATCCGGGGGCCTTGTCTCAAATCGTGATCAATCTGATCAACAACTCCCGCATTCATGCCTTCGAACCGGGTGAAGAGGGCGGCATCATCATGGAGTTCAAGGCTGAAAGGGAGCGATTGCGCTTTTCCTACTGCGACGATGGCAGGGGCATGGAGGAGGAGACCCGTCGCCGCATCTTCGAACCGTTTTATACGACCCGCCGGGATCTGGGCGGCAGCGGACTGGGTATGCACATCGTCTACAATCTGGTCACTCAGACTCTTGGGGGTACGATCACCTGTCAAAGCGCTCCCGGTTGCGGCATGTGCGTCGAAATCGAGATTCCGCTGCAGCGTTGA
- a CDS encoding response regulator, protein MPKILIVDDNDEEIRQPLKRQLGRVYGPDAILEAENGRQAVEMVAKYHPDVVILDVMMPVMDGIDACRAIREDSDNLGLYIIMLTGRDGGMPEGLHVGADVYLRKPCAFDELSAVVGRGLEEVGLFKASMEKQRELENEVSNLNDSRWAFQDIITSLSTGLILCTPNPMGRIRYMNPSALQLSNRSSLELRNAPVGSLFEEADFGQLLEEILANSKPHDVPKTLKMERGRSLPVLVSGRMICDTRGSEKWIMLEIKTL, encoded by the coding sequence ATGCCCAAAATCCTGATTGTCGACGACAATGACGAAGAGATCCGTCAACCCCTCAAACGGCAACTCGGGCGTGTCTACGGACCGGATGCCATTCTGGAGGCGGAAAACGGGCGGCAGGCTGTGGAAATGGTGGCGAAGTACCATCCCGATGTGGTCATCCTGGATGTCATGATGCCGGTCATGGATGGCATCGACGCCTGCCGGGCCATTCGCGAAGATTCCGACAACCTGGGACTCTACATCATCATGCTGACCGGTCGCGACGGGGGCATGCCGGAAGGTTTGCACGTCGGCGCCGATGTCTATCTGCGCAAACCCTGTGCTTTCGATGAGCTGTCTGCCGTGGTTGGCCGGGGTTTGGAGGAGGTCGGGCTTTTCAAAGCCAGCATGGAAAAGCAGCGGGAGTTGGAAAACGAGGTCAGCAATCTGAACGACAGTCGCTGGGCTTTTCAGGATATCATCACCTCCCTGTCCACCGGGCTGATCCTCTGCACACCCAACCCCATGGGCCGCATCCGCTACATGAATCCCTCCGCCCTGCAGCTCTCCAATCGTTCTTCGTTGGAACTGCGCAATGCCCCGGTGGGCAGTCTTTTCGAGGAAGCCGATTTCGGGCAACTCCTGGAGGAGATTCTGGCCAACAGCAAACCCCATGACGTACCCAAGACCCTCAAAATGGAACGGGGACGCTCCCTTCCGGTGCTGGTTTCAGGCCGGATGATCTGCGATACCCGAGGCTCGGAGAAGTGGATCATGTTGGAGATAAAAACGCTGTAG
- a CDS encoding PilZ domain-containing protein encodes MNNERREHLRVTLSVKSALYCPFGFLVNVPVADISSGGLRLDIPILDQRFSGQKGLLKLFFQPGNSFPEMTYTLEIPCRLVWMNGQGAGIEFLNADPVLRSSLDDLVQSGRSALSQEDGHSQDC; translated from the coding sequence ATGAACAACGAGCGTCGTGAACATCTACGGGTAACCCTGTCCGTCAAATCGGCCTTGTATTGCCCGTTCGGCTTTTTGGTGAACGTACCCGTGGCGGATATCAGCTCGGGCGGTCTTCGTCTCGATATCCCCATTTTGGATCAGCGTTTTTCTGGCCAGAAAGGGTTGTTGAAGCTCTTTTTTCAGCCGGGAAATTCCTTTCCGGAAATGACCTATACCCTTGAGATTCCCTGCCGCCTGGTTTGGATGAATGGGCAGGGCGCCGGGATTGAATTTCTCAACGCCGATCCGGTTCTTCGCAGTTCCCTGGATGACTTGGTTCAATCGGGCCGCTCCGCTCTCTCGCAAGAGGATGGTCACTCCCAGGATTGCTGA
- a CDS encoding response regulator, protein MEEKREGRILMIDDKVEEELATVVRALGRLGYEVHTSVNAAGAFAKLKEVPIDVVITDYNMPFVDGMELFHKIRAKFPEMPVIMMSGVGSTDVVVEFMKARGTDFLSKPLNIQELDQKIRRAVGISLHQELAHLRKTLETVKGHLNLASANGRTIYAAADRITGSEAAVREILVSSRNLGQNLTAAIKAIESHEMNTESDG, encoded by the coding sequence ATGGAGGAGAAGAGGGAAGGGCGCATCCTGATGATCGACGACAAGGTGGAGGAGGAGTTGGCCACGGTGGTGCGCGCTCTGGGTCGGCTCGGCTACGAAGTGCATACCAGCGTCAACGCCGCCGGCGCCTTCGCCAAACTGAAAGAGGTGCCGATCGATGTGGTCATTACGGATTATAATATGCCCTTTGTAGACGGCATGGAGTTGTTTCATAAGATAAGAGCAAAATTTCCCGAAATGCCGGTGATCATGATGAGCGGAGTCGGTTCTACCGACGTGGTGGTCGAGTTCATGAAAGCGCGGGGCACCGATTTTCTTTCCAAACCCCTCAATATTCAGGAGCTGGATCAGAAGATCCGTCGCGCCGTGGGCATTTCCCTGCATCAGGAACTGGCCCATCTGCGCAAAACCCTGGAGACGGTCAAGGGACATCTCAACCTGGCCTCCGCCAACGGGCGCACCATTTACGCCGCAGCCGACCGCATCACCGGCAGCGAAGCGGCCGTGCGGGAGATTCTGGTCTCCTCGCGCAATCTGGGCCAGAATCTCACTGCGGCCATCAAGGCCATCGAATCACACGAGATGAATACGGAAAGCGATGGGTAA
- a CDS encoding diguanylate cyclase, translating to MGKILLVDDEEEQILRPLQRQLGRAFGAVKVEAVTSAAAALRFAEEETVDVVVCDIMMPDLDGYDFCRAFRGNPLNLGYIILLSGRDGGIADGLRAGADVYFRKPYDIDDLVAQIEKGLDVTRNRLHSVQDGLTGLFLRRIFDAVFTLEAAKLQRNPSPLSAILFDLDHFKRVNDTYGHPVGDLVLKEAAELLKKCSRKSDLFVRFGGEEFLLLLPGASPEKTLEIAERLHTAMAEHRFPEVGQVTGSFGVATTTRHPQHLVDRVDKALYAAKAAGRNRIMVAPSEAEPAS from the coding sequence ATGGGTAAGATTCTGCTGGTGGACGATGAGGAGGAACAGATTCTGCGGCCTCTGCAACGGCAGTTGGGTCGGGCATTCGGCGCTGTAAAGGTCGAGGCCGTGACCTCCGCCGCCGCCGCATTGCGTTTCGCCGAGGAAGAGACGGTTGACGTGGTGGTTTGCGACATCATGATGCCCGATCTGGACGGCTACGATTTTTGCCGGGCCTTTCGCGGCAATCCGTTGAATCTGGGTTACATCATCCTGCTCTCGGGTCGGGACGGCGGCATCGCCGACGGATTGCGTGCCGGGGCGGATGTCTACTTCCGCAAGCCTTACGACATCGACGATCTGGTGGCCCAGATCGAAAAAGGGCTGGACGTAACCCGCAATCGCCTCCATTCGGTTCAGGACGGTTTGACCGGCCTTTTCCTGCGACGCATCTTCGACGCGGTTTTCACTTTGGAAGCCGCCAAGTTGCAACGAAATCCCAGCCCCCTCTCGGCGATACTCTTCGATCTGGACCATTTCAAGCGGGTCAACGATACCTACGGCCATCCGGTCGGGGATCTGGTACTCAAGGAGGCGGCGGAGCTGCTGAAAAAATGCAGTCGCAAAAGCGATCTCTTCGTGCGATTCGGTGGCGAGGAGTTTCTGCTGCTGCTTCCGGGAGCCAGTCCGGAAAAAACCCTGGAAATCGCCGAGCGGCTGCACACCGCCATGGCGGAACACCGCTTTCCCGAGGTCGGCCAGGTGACCGGAAGTTTCGGGGTGGCCACCACCACACGCCATCCGCAGCATCTGGTGGACCGGGTGGATAAGGCTCTCTACGCCGCCAAGGCCGCAGGCCGCAACCGCATCATGGTGGCCCCTTCCGAAGCGGAGCCGGCGTCTTGA